From a region of the Salvelinus alpinus chromosome 2, SLU_Salpinus.1, whole genome shotgun sequence genome:
- the LOC139544959 gene encoding B-cell receptor CD22-like isoform X7 encodes MALRTAGSVLVVCLWSVAATTATKCGQKSQVLVSPTNAVWGQRVTLTCRTTCPLSDNPNPTYIWYRNGQRLDEPTIQQYSVISYFTHSYSCAVKGHEDLHSPAVCVLGKTCFNVSICALKGSTVELPCTYQHPSNRVVSEPNWYIQEKYNETPKILSSVPEFAGRAEYLGTKEKDCTLRITDLRESDSAEYWFTFKTQTQLDWYNFLQREMRVRLSVTGLQVKASSAMVTEGKAVILTCRTTCTLTDNPNPTYIWYRNGQLVNTQDNYLFLDPVSREDAGSYSCIAKGYENLHSADETLTVIYAPKNTSVSVSPSGEIVEGSSVTLTCSSDANPPVDKYTWYKKNVTSPKASGQSYSITNIISEDRGEYYCEAVNEVGAQNSTSQLIIIAGKETSVKNTGTGITVVVVVLSLCLSGFMWFRKKASTSTSVKRDTADNGQVNSSLVHDNVSGMAMTPTAAQKADTDNQDDVHYASIYFSGSNNHEVPLYSTIQLPQPQKEDEDVQYDVVKFNHSSAATRPLSQEDLSVVYSTVNTPGSKMT; translated from the exons ATGGCCTTGAGAACAGCAGGAAGTGTGTTGGTGGTCTGTCTCTGGTCTGTGGCAG CAACTACGGCAACAAAGTGTGGACAAAAAAGCCAAGTTCTGGTGTCTCCCACCAACGCAGTGTGGGGACagagggtaacactgacctgtAGAACCACCTGTCCTCTGAGTGACAACcccaaccccacctacatctggtacaggAATGGACAACGTCTAGATGAACCAACCATTCAACAATACTCTGTTATCAGTTATTTTACACAcagttactcctgtgctgtaaaaggccaCGAGGATCTgcactctcctgcagtgt GTGTTCTGGGTAAGACCTGTTTCAACGTGAGTATCTGTGccttgaaggggtcaacagtggaACTGCCCTGCACATATCAACATCCAAGTAATCGTGTAGTCTCAGAACCAAACTGGTATATCCAAGAGAAATATAATGAGACGCCTAAAATCCTGAGTTCAGTGCCAGAGTTTGCAGGTCGTGCTGAGTACCTTGGGACTAAAGAGAAAGACTgcaccctgagaatcacagacctgagagagagtgaCTCAGCTGAGTACTGGTTCACATTCAAGACTCAGACGCAACTCGATTGGTATAATTTCCTTCAAAGAGAGATGCGTGTCAGGCTGTCTGTCACAG gtcTGCAGGTGAAGGCGTCTTCTGCCATGGTGACAGAAGGAAAGGCGGTGATACTGACCTGTAgaaccacctgtactctgactgacaaccccaaccccacctacatctggtacaggAATGGACAACTCGTGAACACCCAAGATAACTACCTGTTCCTAGACCCAGTCAGCAGAGAGGATGCAGGCAGCTACTCCTGTATTGCAAAAGGATATGAGAATCTCCACTCTGCTGACGAGACTCTCACTGTCATTT ATGCCCCAaagaacacctcagtgtcagtcagtccctctggtgaaatagtggagggcagttctgtgactctgacctgcagcagtgatgccaacccacctgtggacaaatacacctggtacaagaagaaCGTAACCTCACCAAAAGCATCAGGACAGAGTTACAGCATCACTAACATCAtctctgaggacagaggagaatatTACTGTGAGGCAGTGAATGAAGTTGGAGCCCAGAATTCTACATCTCAATTGATAATTATAGCAG GGAAAGAAACGTCTGTGAAGAATACAGGAACAGGTATCACAGTGGTCGTTGTGGTTCtcagcctctgtctctctggcttcaTGTGGTTCAG GAAGAAGGCCTCCACATCCACCTCTGTCAAGAGGGACACAGCAGACAATGGGCAG GTAAACTCAAGCCTTGTTCATGACAACGTCTCAGGCATGGCCATGACCCCTACTGCAGCACAGAAAGCAGACACAGACAACCAGGATGATGTTCACTATGCCAGCATCTACTTCTCTGGCTCCAATAACCATGAAGTGCCTCTGTACTCGACCATCCAACTGCCTCAACCCCAGAAAGAGGATGAGGATGTCCAGTACGATGTTGTGAAATTCAACCACTCCAGTGCTGCCACCCG ACCTCTCTCACAGGAGGACCTCTCTGTGGTTTATAGCACTGTCAACACACCCGGAAGCAAGATGACCTGA
- the LOC139544959 gene encoding B-cell receptor CD22-like isoform X6, with amino-acid sequence MCLRLQGGRQTMALRTAGSVLVVCLWSVAATTATKCGQKSQVLVSPTNAVWGQRVTLTCRTTCPLSDNPNPTYIWYRNGQRLDEPTIQQYSVISYFTHSYSCAVKGHEDLHSPAVCVLGKTCFNVSICALKGSTVELPCTYQHPSNRVVSEPNWYIQEKYNETPKILSSVPEFAGRAEYLGTKEKDCTLRITDLRESDSAEYWFTFKTQTQLDWYNFLQREMRVRLSVTGLQVKASSAMVTEGKAVILTCRTTCTLTDNPNPTYIWYRNGQLVNTQDNYLFLDPVSREDAGSYSCIAKGYENLHSADETLTVIYAPKNTSVSVSPSGEIVEGSSVTLTCSSDANPPVDKYTWYKKNVTSPKASGQSYSITNIISEDRGEYYCEAVNEVGAQNSTSQLIIIAGKETSVKNTGTGITVVVVVLSLCLSGFMWFRKKASTSTSVKRDTADNGQVNSSLVHDNVSGMAMTPTAAQKADTDNQDDVHYASIYFSGSNNHEVPLYSTIQLPQPQKEDEDVQYDVVKFNHSSAATRPLSQEDLSVVYSTVNTPGSKMT; translated from the exons ATGTGTCTAAGACTGCAGGGAGGAAGACAAACAATGGCCTTGAGAACAGCAGGAAGTGTGTTGGTGGTCTGTCTCTGGTCTGTGGCAG CAACTACGGCAACAAAGTGTGGACAAAAAAGCCAAGTTCTGGTGTCTCCCACCAACGCAGTGTGGGGACagagggtaacactgacctgtAGAACCACCTGTCCTCTGAGTGACAACcccaaccccacctacatctggtacaggAATGGACAACGTCTAGATGAACCAACCATTCAACAATACTCTGTTATCAGTTATTTTACACAcagttactcctgtgctgtaaaaggccaCGAGGATCTgcactctcctgcagtgt GTGTTCTGGGTAAGACCTGTTTCAACGTGAGTATCTGTGccttgaaggggtcaacagtggaACTGCCCTGCACATATCAACATCCAAGTAATCGTGTAGTCTCAGAACCAAACTGGTATATCCAAGAGAAATATAATGAGACGCCTAAAATCCTGAGTTCAGTGCCAGAGTTTGCAGGTCGTGCTGAGTACCTTGGGACTAAAGAGAAAGACTgcaccctgagaatcacagacctgagagagagtgaCTCAGCTGAGTACTGGTTCACATTCAAGACTCAGACGCAACTCGATTGGTATAATTTCCTTCAAAGAGAGATGCGTGTCAGGCTGTCTGTCACAG gtcTGCAGGTGAAGGCGTCTTCTGCCATGGTGACAGAAGGAAAGGCGGTGATACTGACCTGTAgaaccacctgtactctgactgacaaccccaaccccacctacatctggtacaggAATGGACAACTCGTGAACACCCAAGATAACTACCTGTTCCTAGACCCAGTCAGCAGAGAGGATGCAGGCAGCTACTCCTGTATTGCAAAAGGATATGAGAATCTCCACTCTGCTGACGAGACTCTCACTGTCATTT ATGCCCCAaagaacacctcagtgtcagtcagtccctctggtgaaatagtggagggcagttctgtgactctgacctgcagcagtgatgccaacccacctgtggacaaatacacctggtacaagaagaaCGTAACCTCACCAAAAGCATCAGGACAGAGTTACAGCATCACTAACATCAtctctgaggacagaggagaatatTACTGTGAGGCAGTGAATGAAGTTGGAGCCCAGAATTCTACATCTCAATTGATAATTATAGCAG GGAAAGAAACGTCTGTGAAGAATACAGGAACAGGTATCACAGTGGTCGTTGTGGTTCtcagcctctgtctctctggcttcaTGTGGTTCAG GAAGAAGGCCTCCACATCCACCTCTGTCAAGAGGGACACAGCAGACAATGGGCAG GTAAACTCAAGCCTTGTTCATGACAACGTCTCAGGCATGGCCATGACCCCTACTGCAGCACAGAAAGCAGACACAGACAACCAGGATGATGTTCACTATGCCAGCATCTACTTCTCTGGCTCCAATAACCATGAAGTGCCTCTGTACTCGACCATCCAACTGCCTCAACCCCAGAAAGAGGATGAGGATGTCCAGTACGATGTTGTGAAATTCAACCACTCCAGTGCTGCCACCCG ACCTCTCTCACAGGAGGACCTCTCTGTGGTTTATAGCACTGTCAACACACCCGGAAGCAAGATGACCTGA